A single region of the Silene latifolia isolate original U9 population chromosome 8, ASM4854445v1, whole genome shotgun sequence genome encodes:
- the LOC141595748 gene encoding uncharacterized protein LOC141595748, producing the protein MEEEEERGKFMVGCWAIWEARNKWVFEGKRVIALDVIRRVEELMKEMKAIEEAGVVCTKAANGKGMREGRRESGVWGEGWVRLTCDAGVKEGWGTGLGVICCIDEGAVVWALVERRRGVEEVGEAEAEAVLEGIKEAVRRGQRRLVVESDSTTVIDILQSNRMGMSYLFSIIDEIRALSSSLDDIIWSFVRRHYSRSAHDLAHFNGFNSGRRVWEGCLPDNLISLVFSDYNNMR; encoded by the coding sequence atggaggaggaggaggagcgagGAAAGTTCATGGTGGGGTGTTGGGCAATTTGGGAAGCGAGGAATAAATGGGTGTTTGAAGGGAAAAGGGTCATTGCGCTGGACGTTATTCGGCGTGTGGAGGAGCTCATGAAGGAGATGAAGGCTATAGAGGAGGCTGGGGTGGTATGCACCAAGGCTGCAAATGGAAAGGGAATGAGGGAGGGAAGGCGAGAGAGCGGCGTGTGGGGTGAGGGATGGGTGAGGCTTACGTGTGATGCTGGTGTGAAAGAAGGGTGGGGTACCGGGTTAGGGGTGATCTGCTGTATTGATGAGGGGGCTGTTGTTTGGGCGCTGGTGGAGAGACGTAGGGGCGTAGAGGAAGTGGGAGAGGCGGAGGCGGAAGCGGTGTTGGAAGGGATTAAGGAAGCTGTGCGGAGGGGTCAGCGAAGACTGGTGGTTGAGAGCGATAGCACGACGGTCATCGACATTCTGCAAAGTAATAGGATGGGCATGAGCTATCTCTTTTCGATCATTGACGAAATTCGAGCCCTTAGCTCTAGTCTAGATGATATTATTTGGTCTTTCGTTAGGCGTCATTACTCTCGCAGTGCGCACGATTTAGCTCATTTCAATGGTTTTAATAGTGGTAGGCGTGTTTGGGAAGGTTGCCTTCCGGACAATCTTATATCTCTGGTTTTTTCTGATTATAATAATATGAGGTAA
- the LOC141595747 gene encoding uncharacterized protein LOC141595747, with translation MTNDTQTSSKSSFHPAYSVSNIKNYVQITLETENVHYASWAELFLNTASAFDVLDHLVPPKDTVINKDATWNRLDAIVKQWIYSTISVDLLHTILEPGSTAQTAWDRLKDIFNDNKHSRAVLLEQQFTNTHMDNYPNVSSYCQALKMIADQLANVGSPVSETRLVLQLVTHVSDGYKGIATIIQQADPLPSFYKARSTLALEESNQRIQAAPSAADTALLASHSSKDTGSNSQSAPNNSKGGGNSNQYNNNRGKGGRNRGQKGGKNSGGGYSNRNNNNKNGQQQQQGTWTWVPFNSWPSTPSQGWTVPPCPYPTAGWSGPGSRPQQGILGPRPTQQGQAFIAQSSNGNPPGAFVPTDIAAMMQSLSLQQPDDNYYMDTGASAHMTSNNGNLSSYSSLSKTRHIVVGNGDMIPIIGYGAMTLASPNPPLTLNNILHVPQLIKNLVSVRKFTIDNHVSVEFDPFGFTVKDLKTGMPIMRSNSTGDLYPLHTPNHAPAATSHPQAFTALPSTIWHGRLGHPGSEIFNSLCTRKTIPCRPLNKLSVCNSCQLGKHIKLSVCNSCQ, from the coding sequence ATGACAAACGACACCCAAACCAGCTCCAAATCATCCTTTCACCCAGCCTATTCTGTTTCTAATATCAAGAATTATGTGCAGATCACTCTTGAGACGGAGAATGTCCACTATGCATCTTGGGCCGAGTTGTTCTTGAACACGGCCAGCGCTTTTGACGTTCTCGATCACCTTGTCCCACCCAAGGACACCGTGATCAACAAAGATGCAACATGGAACCGTCTCGATGCCATTGTTAAGCAGTGGATATATAGCACTATCTCGGTTGATCTCCTTCATACGATTCTTGAACCCGGTTCTACTGCTCAGACCGCGTGGGATCGTCTCAAGGATATTTTCAACGACAATAAGCATTCTCGGGCTGTCCTGTTGGAGCAACAGTTTACTAACACCCACATGGACAACTACCCGAATGTGTCGTCGTATTGTCAAGCTCTGAAAATGATTGCTGACCAACTCGCTAATGTTGGTTCTCCCGTCTCCGAAACGCGTCTTGTCCTTCAATTGGTCACCCACGTCTCTGACGGATACAAGGGAATTGCTACCATCATTCAACAAGCGGATCCCTTGCCTTCGTTTTACAAGGCTCGGTCCACGCTCGCTCTAGAAGAAAGCAACCAGCGCATCCAGGCCGCTCCCTCTGCTGCGGACACTGCACTCCTTGCCTCCCACTCGTCCAAAGATACGGGTTCCAACTCTCAATCTGCCCCAAATAATTCTAAGGGTGGTGGGAATTCGAACCAATACAACAACAACCGAGGCAAAGGAGGGCGCAACCGTGGTCAAAAGGGAGGGAAGAACAGTGGCGGTGGTTACAGCAAccgcaacaataacaacaagaatGGACAGCAGCAGCAACAGGGCACGTGGACATGGGTACCCTTCAATTCTTGGCCGTCGACGCCTTCGCAAGGCTGGACTGTGCCCCCGTGCCCCTATCCTACGGCCGGGTGGTCTGGTCCTGGTAGTCGGCCGCAACAGGGGATACTCGGGCCTCGTCCAACTCAGCAAGGACAGGCGTTCATTGCTCAATCGAGTAATGGAAATCCTCCAGGAGCTTTTGTTCCGACGGATATCGCTGCTATGATGCAATCGCTCTCCCTACAGCAGCCGGATGACAACTATTATATGGACACAGGTGCGTCGGCGCACATGACTTCCAATAATGGTAATCTCTCCTCTTATTCTTCTTTGAGTAAAACTCGTCATATAGTAGTCGGAAATGGTGATATGATTCCTATTATTGGTTATGGTGCTATGACTCTTGCTTCCCCAAACCCACCCCTCACATTAAACAATATTTTACATGTGCCTCAATTAATTAAAAACCTTGTCTCTGTTAGAAAATTCACTATTGACAACCATGTTTCCGTCGAGTTTGACCCATTTGGTTTCACTGTGAAGGATCTCAAGACGGGGATGCCGATTATGAGAAGCAATAGCACGGGGGACCTCTACCCACTACACACCCCGAACCATGCCCCGGCCGCCACCTCACACCCACAAGCATTCACCGCACTTCCATCTACCATTTGGCACGGACGCCTAGGTCATCCAGGCTCCGAGATTTTTAATTCTTTATGTACTCGAAAAACAATTCCTTGTCGTCCTTTGAATAAGTTGTCTGTTTGCAACTCTTGTCAATTAGGAAAACACATTAAGTTGTCTGTTTGCAACTCTTGTCAATGA